In the genome of Candidatus Omnitrophota bacterium, the window GAACATGATGAGCTTCTGTAATGCGAACTTTGTAATTGTTTCCTGCTCGAAGAGAAAGTTCTTCGGCCATTTTAAATAAAATATTAACACCGATTGACATATTTGAAGAGAATACAATTCCAGTTTTAGAAGCGGCGTTTTCAATGGTGCTGATGTCTTTTTCGGTCAGGCCTGTTGTTCCGATTACTATTTTAACATTGTTGTTTGCGCAAAAAGACACATTGGCAATAGTTGATTCAGGTGATGTAAAATCAATGAGCACATCTGCATCTTTTAGGTCTTCAAGGTGAGATGTGACGTCAATCCCATCAATTGTCTTTCCCATGTCGGGATGATCTTTTCTTTCTAGCAAAGCAACAATATCAAAATTACCATCGTTTTTAGCAAGACGATAAATGCTTTGACCCATGCGTCCAAGTGATCCAGTAATAGCTAAGCGAATCATAAATTAATTTCTCCTTAAATGAGGAATGGTTTATGGAGTTTTGCGACATAAACCATATGTCCGAATTTATCCCGCATGCGTAACGTGTCGGGATTCTTATTTTAATAAACCGTAATTTTTTAATGCTATTTTTAACTTTTCAACATTTCCTGCTGCCATTGGTGATAATGGTAGGCGTAACTCATCAGAGCACATGCCTAAAAGACCCATTGCTGTTTTAATTGGTATGGGATTTGTTTCGATGAACATGGCTTTGACGAGCGGCAATAATTTATAATGAATTTCTTGTGCGGCTTTGAGGTCTCCTTTTTCAATTGCAGCACAAAGTTTGGCTGTTTCTTGAGGCACGATATTTGCGACAACAGAAATAACGCCCACACCTCCCACCGACATGGTCGGGAGCGTTAGTGCGTCATCACCAGAAAAAATTAGAAAATTGTCTGGGCAAAGTAATCGTATGGCACTTGTTTGATCAAGCGATCCGGATGCCTCTTTGACGCCGATAATATTTTTGCAATCTTTTGCAAGTCTTGCAATGGTTTCTGGTTCGATATTGCGTGCGGTGCGTCCTGCAATATTATAAAGAATAATTGGAATGTTAACGCTATTAGCAACAGCTTTAAAATGTTGATAAAGACCTTCTTGCATTGGTTTGTTGTAGTAAGGTGTTACTTGCAAAGATGCATCAGCGCCAGCTTTGGCTGCGCGTTGTGTTAATTCAATGGCTTCCGCTGTTGAATTAGATCCTGTTCCAGCAAGAATTGGAATTTTTTTGTTGGAAGCTTCGATACAAGCCTCGATAACTCGCTCGTGTTCTTTTGGTGTTAATGTTGGAGATTCTCCTGTTGTTCCGCATGGTAAAATAGCATTGGTTCCATTTTTAATATGAAATTCGACAAGTTCAGCGAGTTTTGTTTCATCAACTTGACCATTTTTAAATGGGGTCACAATTGCAACAATAGATCCTTTAAACATTTTTCCTCCAGTATTATCTTTTTTAATTTATATAAAAGTTTCCATCGGCAATAAAACGTGCGCTTCCGGTTAGCCAGACATTTGTTATTTGGTCTTCGTTTAAATTAAAACAAACGGAAAGTATTTCTCCGCTTGCGGTTTTAACTTTCATAGTTGCTTTTGTTTTTGAATCAATTTTTGAGTTTGCCTTTAAGAACGCAACAATTGCGCAGGCAACGCTTCCTGTGCCGCAGGCACGTGTCTCAGCTTCAACGCCGCGCTCGTATGTGCGTACAGCCACTAAGTTTTTATTTATTTGTTCAACAAAATTAACATTTGTTCCACGCGGTTGAAATTTTTCATGAAAGCGAATTTCTGGACTAAGCGCATTGACATCAATTTTTTCTAATCCGTCAACAAAACAAATGACATGTGGAACGCCAGTATCAATATAGCTTAAGTGAAGTGTTCGGGTATTTATTGCGATCGCAATATCTTGAGTGTAATTTTCTGGATCGCTTAGTCGGACACTGATAAGCTCCCCCTTTTTTTCAGCTAAGACAATGCCAGCCTTTGTTTCTAAGCTGAATTGTTTTTTCTTAATCGTTTTTGTTTTTAAAATATATGCAGCCATGCATCGTGCGCCATTACCACACATTTCGGCTTCTGATCCATCAGCATTGATAATGCGCATTTTGTAATCAGCTTTTCTAGATTTGTCTAAAATCATTAACCCGTCTGCGCCAATGCCATCGGTACGATGACATATTTTTTGTGCGAGCTTTTTGACGTTAAGTCCAGATGAAGCATTGATGATAATAAAATCATTACCAGCACCGCACATTTTTGTAAAAGTCAGCTTCTTCATTTTAAGAACCTCGGGATTTCTTCACCGCGAATAAGATCGCTAAATGTCTCTCTTTTTTTAATTATTTCAAATTTATTTGCTTTGACCATGATTTCAGCGACTTTTGGCCGAATGTTGTAATTGCTTGCCATTCCTGATCCATAGGCGCCAGCACGCATAATAGCTAGAAGATCGTTCTTTTTGACGATACTTAGTTTTCTGTCTTTCGCAAAGAAGTCGCCACTTTCGCAAATGGGTCCGACAACGTCAACTTTTATTTTTTTAGCGGATGTTTTCTTTGTTGGCAGAATTTCATGATAAGCGTTGTAAAGCGATGGTCTGGCAAAATCGTTCATGCCGCCATCAACGATAACAAATTTTTTAACCCCGTTATCTTTATTATACAAAACCTTTGTTACAAAAATTCCAGAAGGTCCAACGATGAAACGTCCTGGCTCGATGATAATTTCAAGCCCTGTCATGCGCAAAAGTGGCAGTAATGCCTTGGCAAATTCTTTTGGCGTGACGGATTTATTTTTGTAAGAAATGCCAAAGCCGCCTCCAATATCTAAATATCTAAGAATAATGCCGTCGTTG includes:
- the dapB gene encoding 4-hydroxy-tetrahydrodipicolinate reductase, with the translated sequence MIRLAITGSLGRMGQSIYRLAKNDGNFDIVALLERKDHPDMGKTIDGIDVTSHLEDLKDADVLIDFTSPESTIANVSFCANNNVKIVIGTTGLTEKDISTIENAASKTGIVFSSNMSIGVNILFKMAEELSLRAGNNYKVRITEAHHVHKKDAPSGTAKTLAQYIKKVNLREIDNIDSIREGEIIGDHDVIFESDVDIIRISHHAKTRDIFSQGSLVAAKFIVEHKTGLFNMHDVLGIK
- the dapF gene encoding diaminopimelate epimerase, with the translated sequence MKKLTFTKMCGAGNDFIIINASSGLNVKKLAQKICHRTDGIGADGLMILDKSRKADYKMRIINADGSEAEMCGNGARCMAAYILKTKTIKKKQFSLETKAGIVLAEKKGELISVRLSDPENYTQDIAIAINTRTLHLSYIDTGVPHVICFVDGLEKIDVNALSPEIRFHEKFQPRGTNVNFVEQINKNLVAVRTYERGVEAETRACGTGSVACAIVAFLKANSKIDSKTKATMKVKTASGEILSVCFNLNEDQITNVWLTGSARFIADGNFYIN
- the dapA gene encoding 4-hydroxy-tetrahydrodipicolinate synthase, encoding MFKGSIVAIVTPFKNGQVDETKLAELVEFHIKNGTNAILPCGTTGESPTLTPKEHERVIEACIEASNKKIPILAGTGSNSTAEAIELTQRAAKAGADASLQVTPYYNKPMQEGLYQHFKAVANSVNIPIILYNIAGRTARNIEPETIARLAKDCKNIIGVKEASGSLDQTSAIRLLCPDNFLIFSGDDALTLPTMSVGGVGVISVVANIVPQETAKLCAAIEKGDLKAAQEIHYKLLPLVKAMFIETNPIPIKTAMGLLGMCSDELRLPLSPMAAGNVEKLKIALKNYGLLK